One window of Leptotrichia trevisanii DSM 22070 genomic DNA carries:
- a CDS encoding type II secretion system protein GspD, which produces MGKKRGFRLSIILFLVILFAWSNIFGAKTADYVNKSDVENAKKIFIYEVPKKVQTEKKENSDNKGKSNNKQDNKNNNSANRKEENKNQGQNKNNVQQTVKEVKKKTGEVDLEYRNVKDITEALNGFFGFEVIGIDNKVIFSGDESKVEEMRRIIKSLDKEKEQVIIKGTIIDTSSNLFERLGIDWSINSNNSNATKDNLVAKFLNGEVSVASIFSKGGRFLGIDFNLLKENGDIRIEAMPTLMIMENEEGELKVTEEVLVGEKKTTKNDTEYVEPIFSEAGIVFRINPEIRKINGVKKILLKIDTEISNFKLTSSYNASSGAKQKNQTKTTITLNNGGSTFIGGLKQDVSKETVRRIPILSKIPIIGPLFKYRRTNREMRDIYIEIEAVIQDKT; this is translated from the coding sequence TTGGGAAAAAAGAGAGGTTTTAGATTGTCGATTATTTTGTTTTTAGTTATTTTGTTTGCTTGGAGCAATATTTTTGGAGCGAAAACGGCTGATTATGTAAATAAGAGTGATGTGGAAAACGCTAAAAAAATATTTATTTATGAAGTCCCAAAGAAAGTGCAGACGGAAAAAAAGGAAAATAGTGATAATAAAGGAAAAAGCAATAATAAGCAGGATAATAAAAATAATAATTCTGCAAATAGAAAAGAGGAAAATAAGAACCAGGGGCAGAATAAGAATAATGTACAGCAGACTGTAAAGGAAGTTAAAAAGAAAACTGGGGAAGTTGACTTGGAATACAGGAATGTGAAGGATATTACGGAGGCACTTAATGGATTTTTTGGATTTGAAGTGATTGGAATTGATAATAAGGTAATTTTTAGTGGAGATGAGAGCAAAGTTGAGGAAATGAGGAGAATCATAAAGTCGCTGGATAAGGAAAAGGAGCAAGTTATAATAAAGGGCACTATAATTGACACAAGTTCAAATCTGTTTGAGCGTCTTGGAATCGACTGGAGCATAAATAGCAATAACTCTAATGCGACTAAGGATAATCTGGTGGCAAAATTTTTGAATGGAGAAGTTTCGGTTGCATCAATTTTTTCAAAAGGAGGACGATTTTTAGGAATAGATTTTAACTTGCTGAAGGAAAATGGAGATATACGGATTGAAGCTATGCCGACACTTATGATTATGGAAAATGAGGAAGGGGAACTGAAGGTTACAGAGGAAGTATTGGTTGGGGAAAAGAAGACAACAAAAAATGATACTGAATATGTGGAGCCAATTTTTTCGGAAGCCGGAATTGTCTTTAGGATAAACCCTGAAATCAGGAAAATTAACGGAGTAAAGAAAATATTGCTTAAAATTGATACAGAAATAAGCAACTTTAAGCTGACTTCAAGCTATAATGCCTCTTCTGGAGCTAAACAGAAGAATCAGACTAAGACAACAATTACATTGAATAATGGCGGCTCGACATTTATTGGAGGATTAAAGCAGGATGTGAGCAAGGAAACTGTAAGAAGGATTCCAATTTTATCAAAAATCCCTATAATTGGGCCACTGTTTAAGTATCGCCGTACTAATAGGGAAATGCGGGATATTTATATTGAAATTGAAGCGGTTATTCAAGATAAAACTTAA
- a CDS encoding O-methyltransferase, with the protein MIENFIESSKYTQNLFKIENEIIQNIKKESLDENVPIITDEVLNYMIFTARNMKAGNILEIGTATGYSGLFLAQIANENGGFLTTMEIDEKRYNKAVENFKKLGLFEKNKMILGDALEQIPKLDKNLKYDFIFIDASKGQYLKFFEMSYELLSENGIIFIDNLMFRGLVAVQEEEVPKRYKTIVKRLGEFIEKLNEEYNFVLLPFGDGVGIVKK; encoded by the coding sequence ATGATAGAAAATTTTATAGAATCATCAAAATATACGCAAAATTTGTTTAAAATAGAGAATGAAATTATACAGAATATAAAAAAAGAAAGTTTAGATGAAAATGTGCCAATTATTACTGATGAAGTGCTAAATTATATGATTTTTACAGCTAGAAATATGAAAGCAGGGAACATTTTGGAAATTGGGACTGCAACAGGATATTCAGGGCTATTTTTGGCACAGATTGCTAATGAAAATGGTGGATTTTTAACAACTATGGAAATTGATGAAAAACGTTATAATAAAGCTGTAGAAAATTTTAAAAAATTAGGATTATTTGAAAAAAATAAAATGATTTTAGGAGATGCTTTGGAGCAGATTCCGAAACTTGATAAAAATCTAAAATATGATTTTATTTTTATTGATGCGTCGAAAGGGCAATATTTGAAGTTTTTTGAAATGAGTTATGAACTTCTCAGTGAAAATGGAATTATTTTTATTGATAATTTAATGTTTCGTGGATTAGTTGCTGTGCAAGAGGAAGAAGTTCCGAAAAGATATAAGACGATTGTAAAAAGACTTGGAGAATTTATAGAAAAATTAAACGAAGAATATAATTTTGTGTTATTACCGTTTGGAGATGGCGTTGGAATAGTAAAAAAATAA
- a CDS encoding prepilin-type N-terminal cleavage/methylation domain-containing protein — protein sequence MDKVSKKEKSKIEKMKRKEKIKELKDREKGFTLVEVILVVAIITIISAIAVPQVGKYLNKANRSKVIGAVAELNNTTTSWSIDHGGDAPKNLQDILTEHGNLNKLGIGLDSNGKFKIGNIEGNVVYQDGEVFAKVSAGSKAFAGEEIRK from the coding sequence ATGGATAAGGTTTCAAAAAAAGAAAAAAGTAAAATTGAAAAAATGAAAAGAAAGGAGAAAATCAAAGAATTAAAGGATAGGGAAAAAGGGTTTACGCTCGTAGAGGTGATACTGGTAGTAGCAATTATTACAATAATATCGGCAATTGCAGTGCCACAAGTTGGGAAGTATTTAAATAAGGCGAATAGAAGCAAGGTAATTGGAGCAGTTGCGGAACTTAATAATACTACAACTTCTTGGAGCATTGATCATGGCGGAGATGCACCTAAGAATTTACAGGATATTTTAACAGAGCATGGAAATCTCAATAAACTTGGAATAGGGTTGGACAGCAACGGGAAATTTAAGATTGGAAATATTGAAGGAAATGTAGTTTATCAGGATGGAGAGGTTTTTGCCAAAGTATCTGCAGGAAGTAAGGCATTTGCGGGGGAAGAAATTAGGAAATAA
- a CDS encoding ROK family protein, whose protein sequence is MAIIAAVEAGGTKFICGLGTEDGKIIDRVSIPTTTPEETMAQVIEYFKDKEFDVMGVGSFGPIDPVKGSKTYGYITKTPKPYWSDYDLIGELKKHYDVPMEFDTDVNGAALAESWWGAGENLKNVMYITVGTGIGAGAVVDGKMLQGLTHPEMGHIFLKRHKDDKFEGRCPFHGDCMEGMAAGPAIEDRWGKKGYELADRAEVWDMEAYYLAQAVVNYTLILSPQKIIMGGGVMKQKQLFPLIRKYTLEFLNGYVQKEEILEKIDNYIVYPGLGDEAGFVGAIALGKIALENSKR, encoded by the coding sequence ATGGCAATTATTGCGGCAGTTGAAGCTGGGGGAACGAAATTTATCTGTGGATTGGGGACTGAAGATGGGAAAATCATTGACAGGGTAAGTATTCCAACTACAACTCCTGAGGAAACAATGGCACAAGTTATTGAATATTTCAAAGACAAGGAATTCGATGTAATGGGTGTTGGGAGCTTCGGGCCAATTGATCCTGTGAAAGGCTCTAAAACTTATGGATATATCACAAAAACTCCAAAACCTTATTGGAGCGATTATGACTTAATTGGAGAATTGAAAAAACATTATGATGTTCCGATGGAATTTGATACAGATGTAAATGGTGCGGCTCTTGCTGAAAGCTGGTGGGGTGCTGGAGAAAATCTTAAAAATGTCATGTATATTACTGTTGGGACTGGAATTGGAGCTGGAGCAGTTGTTGATGGAAAAATGCTTCAAGGATTGACTCATCCTGAAATGGGACACATATTTCTGAAAAGACATAAAGATGATAAATTTGAAGGAAGATGCCCTTTCCATGGGGATTGTATGGAAGGAATGGCAGCAGGGCCTGCGATAGAAGACAGATGGGGTAAAAAGGGATATGAACTTGCTGACAGAGCTGAAGTTTGGGATATGGAGGCATATTACTTGGCTCAAGCTGTGGTAAACTATACTTTGATTTTATCACCTCAAAAAATAATTATGGGTGGAGGAGTTATGAAGCAAAAACAACTATTCCCATTAATTAGAAAATATACATTGGAATTTTTAAATGGTTATGTTCAAAAAGAGGAAATCTTAGAAAAAATTGATAATTACATTGTTTACCCAGGACTTGGAGATGAAGCGGGATTTGTTGGTGCGATTGCATTGGGAAAAATTGCGTTGGAAAACAGTAAAAGGTAA
- the rfaE1 gene encoding D-glycero-beta-D-manno-heptose-7-phosphate kinase produces the protein MISIQRLEEIIKKFNSVRIAVIGDMMLDEYLIGKVNRISPEAPVPIVNIEEERFVLGGASNVANNLTSLEGKVFVYGVIGNDANGEKFIKELENKNVNPAGIVKDETRPTIIKSRVLSQGQQLLRLDWEKDTDISEDIQKQLLENFEKNIENIDAVLLSDYNKGLLTKYLSEKVIEIAKKHNKKVMVDPKPQNFKNYIGATSMTPNRKEILDYFGMKKFTSEEEIAEKMAQLKKELELDNVVLTRSEEGVSLFRTKHKRIPTVAREVYDVTGAGDTFISTFLLSICAGADLYEAGVIANMASGIVVAKIGTATATQDEILEFYKDNDNVLKNI, from the coding sequence ATGATTTCAATTCAAAGGCTTGAAGAAATAATAAAAAAGTTTAATAGTGTTAGAATTGCTGTAATTGGCGATATGATGCTAGATGAGTATCTAATCGGGAAAGTTAATAGAATTTCTCCAGAGGCACCAGTTCCGATTGTGAATATTGAGGAGGAAAGGTTTGTGCTGGGAGGAGCTTCAAATGTGGCAAATAACTTAACTTCACTTGAAGGGAAAGTTTTTGTTTACGGAGTAATTGGAAATGATGCGAATGGAGAGAAATTTATAAAGGAGCTTGAGAATAAGAATGTGAATCCTGCTGGAATTGTGAAAGATGAAACACGTCCAACGATTATTAAGAGCAGGGTTTTATCGCAAGGGCAGCAGCTGCTTAGGCTGGACTGGGAAAAGGATACTGATATTTCAGAAGATATTCAGAAACAGCTTTTAGAAAATTTTGAAAAAAATATTGAAAATATTGATGCGGTGCTGCTTTCTGATTATAACAAGGGACTCCTTACAAAATATTTGTCAGAAAAAGTGATTGAAATAGCCAAAAAGCATAATAAAAAAGTAATGGTTGATCCAAAGCCACAAAACTTTAAAAATTATATTGGGGCAACTTCAATGACTCCAAATAGAAAAGAAATTTTGGATTATTTTGGAATGAAAAAATTTACGAGTGAGGAAGAAATCGCTGAAAAAATGGCACAATTAAAGAAAGAGCTTGAACTGGACAACGTTGTGCTTACTCGAAGTGAAGAGGGAGTTTCGTTATTTAGGACTAAACATAAGAGAATACCGACTGTGGCAAGGGAAGTGTATGATGTGACAGGTGCCGGGGACACATTTATATCGACATTTTTACTTTCGATATGTGCTGGAGCAGATTTATATGAGGCTGGGGTAATTGCAAATATGGCATCTGGAATTGTAGTGGCAAAAATAGGGACTGCTACTGCAACACAAGATGAAATACTGGAATTTTACAAAGATAATGACAATGTGTTGAAAAATATATAA
- a CDS encoding type IV pilus modification PilV family protein has translation MRRNSGETLIESLISMFFVTVIIVSVANLFLQTFKTDIKVDNLNEKNVNIENMAEILKAKKYIEIVNFIGKYEISKVEDFYNRFAVEKKYQVLKNLEQKRDKRGKFQEDKINVEIKRTDGYFMNEFGQKEYIFEINIDKIKDYYFPNIDESS, from the coding sequence ATGAGAAGGAATAGTGGAGAAACATTAATTGAGAGTTTGATTTCGATGTTTTTTGTAACAGTTATCATTGTGTCAGTTGCAAATTTATTTTTACAGACATTTAAAACAGATATTAAAGTCGATAATTTAAATGAAAAGAATGTAAATATTGAAAATATGGCTGAAATATTAAAGGCAAAAAAATATATTGAAATTGTAAATTTTATTGGGAAATATGAGATTTCAAAAGTGGAGGATTTTTATAATAGATTTGCAGTTGAGAAAAAATATCAAGTTTTAAAAAATTTGGAACAAAAACGAGATAAAAGGGGAAAGTTTCAGGAAGATAAAATAAATGTGGAAATAAAGAGGACGGATGGGTATTTTATGAATGAGTTTGGACAGAAAGAATATATTTTTGAAATAAATATTGATAAAATAAAGGATTATTATTTTCCAAATATTGATGAAAGCAGTTAA
- the fabD gene encoding ACP S-malonyltransferase yields MSKIAFVFPGQGTQYAGMGKKLYDELTDENKKLIDEIFKNNEDVKKVIFEGTDEELKNTKYAQPAIALFSVVLTKLLKEKGINADFVAGHSLGEYSSLYAAGVLSEIDTLKLISKRGEIMSSANIDGGMAAILGLSAEDVENICGEIDGIVEAVNYNEPKQTVIAGEKEVIEKNLELFKEKGARRALPLAVSGPFHSSLMKPVAEILKKEFENYTWNNPVTPIVANTTSNILNSADEIQNELYNQTFGPVKWVDTINKLAENGVTKIYEIGPGKVLAGLIKKINKEIEVINIENVENLSDLID; encoded by the coding sequence ATGTCAAAAATTGCTTTTGTATTCCCAGGGCAAGGGACTCAATATGCTGGAATGGGGAAAAAATTATATGATGAATTGACTGATGAGAATAAAAAATTAATTGACGAGATTTTTAAAAATAATGAAGATGTGAAAAAAGTTATTTTTGAAGGAACTGATGAGGAACTGAAAAATACGAAATATGCACAGCCTGCGATTGCACTATTTTCAGTTGTTTTAACAAAATTATTGAAAGAAAAAGGTATAAATGCTGATTTTGTGGCTGGACACAGTTTGGGAGAATACAGCTCTTTATATGCAGCTGGAGTTTTAAGTGAAATTGACACATTAAAATTGATTTCAAAAAGAGGGGAAATAATGAGCAGTGCCAATATTGACGGTGGAATGGCTGCAATATTGGGGCTTAGTGCAGAAGATGTGGAAAATATATGTGGTGAAATTGATGGAATTGTGGAAGCAGTAAATTATAATGAGCCAAAACAGACTGTTATTGCCGGAGAGAAAGAAGTAATTGAAAAAAATCTTGAACTGTTTAAGGAAAAAGGAGCAAGAAGAGCATTGCCTCTAGCAGTTTCAGGGCCTTTTCATTCATCATTGATGAAACCTGTTGCAGAAATTTTGAAAAAAGAATTTGAAAATTACACTTGGAATAATCCAGTAACTCCGATTGTTGCAAATACCACATCAAACATTTTAAATTCTGCTGATGAAATTCAAAATGAACTGTATAATCAGACATTTGGACCAGTAAAATGGGTTGACACGATAAATAAACTAGCTGAAAATGGGGTTACAAAAATTTATGAAATCGGACCTGGAAAAGTATTAGCAGGACTAATTAAGAAAATTAATAAAGAAATTGAAGTTATTAATATTGAAAATGTTGAAAATTTATCAGATTTAATAGATTAA
- a CDS encoding prepilin-type N-terminal cleavage/methylation domain-containing protein encodes MKKREGYLLVEILISMFIFSVLVFIVSVFLKRAVIVEKAKKDNQKMYEKIYFSMDKIVLDIKNRDIQGFSYEGENNNIFVKENKIVFKLNEIFYKIEFDKGKLYISDAENLRKFGSRVEVGKFREARFEKVGELLIIKLNSNRNDSVRAVRI; translated from the coding sequence ATGAAAAAAAGAGAAGGATATTTATTAGTCGAAATATTAATAAGTATGTTTATATTTTCTGTTCTTGTATTCATAGTTTCTGTGTTCTTAAAACGTGCAGTTATTGTGGAAAAGGCAAAGAAGGATAATCAGAAAATGTATGAGAAAATATATTTTTCAATGGATAAAATTGTTTTGGATATAAAGAATAGAGATATTCAGGGATTTTCTTATGAGGGAGAGAATAATAACATTTTTGTTAAAGAAAATAAAATAGTTTTTAAATTGAATGAGATTTTTTACAAAATTGAATTTGATAAAGGAAAATTATATATTTCAGATGCTGAAAATTTAAGAAAGTTTGGAAGCAGGGTTGAAGTTGGGAAATTTCGTGAGGCAAGGTTTGAGAAAGTGGGGGAATTACTGATTATTAAGTTAAATAGTAATAGAAATGATAGTGTTAGGGCTGTGAGAATTTAA
- a CDS encoding prepilin peptidase, with amino-acid sequence MNIVLEIVKYCIFFRIIWIDLKKRIIPEESFVILLVLGLISAIENTNLEGYYLGICAYSMPMIVLYILEDYFGKTLIGFGDVKLMMGIGGILGYFGVEKIVNFYMILYIFSGIVAFLFLFLKKWKKYEYIPFAPFIIVSYVVFEIFGK; translated from the coding sequence ATGAATATTGTGCTTGAAATTGTGAAATATTGTATTTTTTTTAGAATTATCTGGATTGATTTGAAAAAAAGGATTATTCCTGAAGAAAGTTTTGTTATTTTACTTGTATTAGGATTAATATCAGCAATTGAAAATACCAATTTAGAAGGTTATTATTTGGGAATTTGTGCTTATTCAATGCCAATGATAGTGCTTTATATTCTGGAAGATTATTTTGGAAAAACGCTGATAGGCTTTGGGGATGTGAAGCTGATGATGGGGATTGGTGGTATTTTGGGATATTTTGGAGTGGAGAAGATTGTAAATTTTTATATGATTTTGTATATCTTTTCTGGAATAGTTGCTTTTTTATTTTTATTTTTGAAAAAGTGGAAAAAGTACGAATATATACCATTTGCACCGTTTATCATCGTAAGTTATGTTGTTTTTGAGATTTTTGGCAAATAA
- a CDS encoding type II secretion system F family protein yields the protein MRSIVKDGKNEINEKDLLSFTKSVYYLLNGKISLIDTLEIVAQNYDEELKNKIIHTKQQIEKGVSLHRAFSKITANKEFMEMVKIGEETGNLEIVFKNLYEKYEFNQKIKKDVKNLSIYPLTVIITALVIVFILLKFVVPKFVLIYSDIGQELPKVTQIVINVSKITDKYGIFVLIAIIFLFFGLKNWKRQNEKNFEKIFLKTKMTGQMYKNICILNFTRNMYSLTDANVPLIQSLKMCTNSKSYILNEELKKIILKIEKGESIQKSFKNTTFFDNEYISFLTVGEKTGEMKISFFNLNEIYYEKVSEKIKWFLKMFEPISIIFIGVIIGLIVFSVMLPIFKMGEML from the coding sequence ATGAGAAGCATTGTAAAAGATGGAAAAAATGAAATTAATGAAAAGGATTTATTATCATTTACCAAGAGTGTGTATTATTTATTAAATGGTAAAATTTCGCTAATTGATACACTTGAAATTGTTGCACAGAATTATGATGAGGAGTTAAAAAATAAAATAATTCACACAAAACAGCAGATTGAAAAGGGAGTTTCGCTTCACAGGGCTTTTTCAAAGATTACTGCAAATAAAGAATTTATGGAAATGGTTAAGATTGGAGAAGAAACAGGGAATCTGGAAATAGTTTTTAAAAATCTGTATGAGAAATATGAGTTTAATCAGAAAATAAAAAAAGATGTGAAAAATTTGAGTATTTATCCATTAACAGTTATAATTACGGCATTAGTCATTGTATTTATACTGCTAAAATTTGTTGTGCCTAAATTTGTACTGATTTATTCTGACATTGGACAGGAATTGCCAAAAGTTACACAAATTGTGATAAATGTCAGTAAAATAACTGATAAATATGGTATTTTTGTTTTAATTGCCATAATTTTTTTATTTTTTGGGCTAAAGAACTGGAAAAGACAGAATGAAAAGAATTTTGAAAAAATTTTTTTAAAAACAAAAATGACTGGACAAATGTACAAAAATATTTGCATATTGAATTTTACTAGAAATATGTATTCTCTGACAGATGCCAATGTTCCATTGATTCAATCTCTAAAAATGTGTACAAATTCCAAAAGTTATATTTTAAATGAGGAACTGAAAAAAATTATTTTAAAAATAGAAAAAGGGGAAAGCATTCAAAAATCTTTTAAAAACACAACTTTCTTTGATAATGAATACATTAGTTTTCTCACAGTTGGAGAAAAAACAGGAGAAATGAAAATATCTTTTTTTAATTTGAATGAAATTTATTATGAAAAAGTGAGTGAAAAAATAAAATGGTTTTTGAAAATGTTTGAGCCGATTTCAATAATTTTTATTGGAGTAATTATTGGACTTATTGTATTTTCAGTTATGTTGCCGATTTTTAAAATGGGAGAAATGCTGTAA
- a CDS encoding NAD(P)/FAD-dependent oxidoreductase, with product MKKEIAIIGGGASGFLTAITAKKNNKDVVILERKDRVLKKVLTTGNGRCNLTNVNASNRNYFGIEKMKQPIEEILESFTSQDAMRFFEDEVGIICNEENRGKVYPLSGQAASIVDGLRFYAQSLGIEIITNFYVTKIEKEMFEFKIISEDKRQIIAKKVVLATGGKSYPELGSNGSGYELAKSFGHTVTKLTPVIVQLKAEKEKIKGLKGIKLDVEITALGENGSGEKIKICTYDGELLFTDFGISGNVVFNISYVFPIYKNVEFEIDFMPKFTYNEIFEILKKRRTILKDFTMEQFSNGVVNKKLGQFLTKTAGIEKLSKSINELTDNEIRKICTTLKKYKIKIIDTNGFKAAQVTAGGIPLSEINLENLESKKVKNLYFAGEILDVYGECGGFNLQWAWTSGYFLGKNI from the coding sequence ATGAAAAAAGAAATAGCGATAATTGGTGGCGGTGCATCGGGTTTTCTAACAGCGATTACTGCAAAGAAAAATAATAAAGATGTTGTCATTCTGGAGAGAAAGGACAGAGTTTTGAAAAAGGTGCTGACTACTGGAAATGGGCGATGTAATTTGACAAATGTGAATGCTTCAAATCGGAACTATTTTGGGATTGAGAAGATGAAACAGCCGATTGAAGAAATTTTGGAAAGTTTTACTTCACAGGATGCGATGAGATTTTTTGAAGATGAAGTTGGGATTATTTGCAATGAGGAAAATCGTGGGAAAGTTTATCCGCTTAGCGGACAGGCGGCTTCAATTGTGGATGGGCTTAGGTTTTATGCACAGAGTCTTGGGATAGAGATAATTACAAACTTTTATGTTACAAAAATTGAGAAGGAAATGTTTGAATTTAAGATAATTTCCGAAGATAAAAGGCAGATAATTGCCAAAAAGGTAGTGCTTGCAACTGGTGGAAAGTCATATCCTGAACTTGGCTCAAATGGAAGTGGCTATGAACTTGCAAAGAGCTTTGGGCATACAGTTACGAAATTAACGCCTGTTATTGTGCAGCTGAAGGCAGAAAAAGAAAAAATAAAGGGATTAAAAGGAATTAAGTTGGATGTGGAAATTACAGCTTTGGGAGAAAATGGAAGTGGAGAGAAAATAAAAATTTGCACTTATGATGGAGAATTATTGTTTACAGATTTTGGGATTTCTGGAAATGTGGTTTTTAATATTTCATATGTTTTTCCAATTTATAAAAATGTGGAATTTGAAATTGACTTTATGCCAAAATTTACTTATAATGAAATTTTTGAAATTTTGAAAAAACGTCGGACAATATTAAAGGATTTTACAATGGAACAATTTTCTAATGGAGTTGTCAATAAGAAACTTGGACAATTTTTGACAAAAACGGCAGGAATAGAAAAGTTGTCAAAAAGTATAAATGAACTTACAGACAATGAAATTCGTAAAATCTGTACAACTTTAAAAAAATACAAAATAAAAATTATCGATACAAATGGCTTTAAGGCAGCTCAAGTTACCGCTGGAGGAATTCCATTAAGCGAAATAAATTTGGAAAATTTGGAATCAAAAAAAGTTAAAAATCTGTATTTTGCTGGGGAAATACTGGATGTTTACGGTGAATGCGGAGGATTTAACTTGCAATGGGCTTGGACATCGGGATATTTTTTAGGAAAAAATATTTAA
- a CDS encoding endonuclease/exonuclease/phosphatase family protein — translation MKFLLYNIRYGTGKYLNQPFKHIRGYLGRSVRHIYRIGKFINKYKPDIVGLVEVDLGSFRMYSRNQATLLGRITRNNNVYQYKYEEDSNYMKFPMVRKQGNALLCKNPIVREEFHYLDVGMKKLIIEVETKDVIVFLVHLALVGKTRQKQIVQLYNLVKNCKKPVIVAGDFNVFWGEEEIEMFLQASNLKNVNTRKDPTFPSWNPKRELDFILCSQEIKVNSYKVIQTQLSDHLPILVDFEIVPDFSKNKTL, via the coding sequence ATGAAATTTCTTTTGTATAATATTCGATATGGGACTGGAAAATATTTGAATCAGCCGTTTAAGCATATAAGAGGATATTTAGGGCGTTCGGTAAGGCATATTTATCGGATTGGGAAATTTATTAACAAATATAAGCCTGATATTGTGGGACTTGTAGAAGTTGATCTTGGCTCTTTTAGAATGTACAGTAGAAATCAGGCTACACTTCTTGGAAGAATTACTAGAAATAATAATGTTTATCAGTACAAATATGAAGAAGATTCTAATTATATGAAATTTCCAATGGTTAGAAAACAAGGGAATGCCCTACTTTGTAAAAATCCAATTGTAAGAGAGGAATTTCACTATCTGGATGTTGGAATGAAAAAATTGATTATTGAGGTGGAAACAAAGGATGTGATTGTATTTCTTGTGCATTTGGCACTTGTAGGAAAAACACGGCAAAAACAAATTGTGCAGCTTTATAATCTAGTGAAAAATTGTAAGAAACCAGTTATAGTAGCTGGTGATTTTAACGTTTTTTGGGGCGAAGAGGAAATTGAGATGTTTTTGCAGGCTTCAAATCTAAAAAATGTAAATACAAGAAAAGATCCGACTTTTCCGAGCTGGAATCCTAAACGTGAACTTGACTTCATACTTTGTTCCCAAGAAATAAAAGTAAATAGTTATAAAGTTATACAAACTCAGTTATCGGATCATTTACCGATATTAGTTGATTTTGAAATTGTACCTGATTTCTCAAAAAATAAAACTTTGTAA